A single Desulfobaculum bizertense DSM 18034 DNA region contains:
- a CDS encoding trimeric intracellular cation channel family protein yields the protein MLYLLDIFGTLIFAISGAFKASQKELDVLGALILAVATGVGGGIVRDVLLGATPPAAFQDELYFIVCLCGGTLVIFIAPYIARQWNMVMAADALGLGVFAAIGAAKASHFGLGPMGIIFMASMTAVGGGVIRDVLANDVPAIVHTDFYATAAIIGGSLFAILYVFNIPEPVLLLVTIVSTTGIRLVAMHWKLSLPRVRRLKK from the coding sequence GTGCTCTATTTGCTTGACATCTTTGGTACTCTCATCTTCGCCATCTCCGGGGCTTTTAAAGCATCACAAAAGGAACTTGACGTACTGGGTGCACTTATTCTCGCCGTCGCTACAGGGGTGGGCGGCGGCATTGTCCGCGATGTGCTTCTCGGAGCGACTCCGCCTGCCGCGTTTCAGGATGAACTCTATTTCATCGTCTGTCTCTGTGGCGGAACTCTCGTTATCTTCATCGCGCCGTACATTGCCCGGCAATGGAACATGGTTATGGCTGCCGACGCCCTCGGCCTCGGCGTCTTCGCCGCTATCGGCGCAGCAAAAGCTTCACACTTCGGCCTCGGACCTATGGGCATTATCTTCATGGCCTCCATGACCGCTGTCGGGGGCGGCGTTATTCGTGACGTCCTCGCTAATGATGTGCCCGCTATCGTTCACACCGACTTTTACGCTACCGCCGCCATTATCGGTGGCTCCCTCTTTGCAATCCTCTACGTCTTCAACATTCCAGAACCCGTGCTCCTCCTCGTGACTATCGTTTCTACAACCGGCATCAGGCTTGTCGCCATGCATTGGAAACTGAGCCTCCCAAGAGTACGGCGCCTTAAAAAATAG
- the clpX gene encoding ATP-dependent Clp protease ATP-binding subunit ClpX, producing the protein MSNSQMSLPRELCCSFCGKHSDEVKRLIAGPDVYICDECVALCNEIIAEESVSKEIEEGKLLTPKEINVLLDDYVIGQPNAKKTLSVAVHNHYKRVFFSSKLSGDIELDKSNILLIGPTGSGKTLVAQTLARILKVPFAIADATTLTEAGYVGEDVENILVQLLQNAEYDIEAASKGIIYVDEIDKIARKSDGPSITRDVSGEGVQQALLKIIEGTEANIPPKGGRKHPQQEFIRLDTSNILFILGGAFIGLEKIIQHRQEGGGLGFGAQVATKKEKSLSTLIRDVHPNDLIRFGLIPEFVGRIPIVATLEELTEEDLVRILTEPKNALVRQYQKLFELDEVQLRFTSNALKAIAKKALARKTGARGLRNVLESIMLDIMYKLPSLTGVKECVVNAAVVEKGVEPLLFFRQEVKSA; encoded by the coding sequence ATGTCCAATTCTCAGATGAGCCTTCCTCGGGAACTTTGCTGCTCCTTTTGCGGTAAGCATTCGGACGAGGTGAAGCGGCTCATCGCTGGTCCCGACGTGTACATTTGTGATGAATGCGTCGCGCTGTGCAATGAAATCATTGCAGAAGAGAGTGTTTCCAAGGAAATTGAGGAAGGTAAACTCCTCACTCCGAAGGAAATTAATGTGTTGCTTGATGACTACGTCATTGGTCAGCCCAACGCTAAAAAGACCCTGTCTGTAGCGGTACACAACCACTACAAGCGTGTCTTTTTCTCCAGCAAACTGTCCGGCGACATTGAGCTCGACAAAAGTAATATTTTGCTGATTGGTCCTACTGGCTCCGGCAAAACTCTTGTTGCTCAGACCCTTGCACGAATCCTTAAAGTTCCATTTGCTATTGCCGATGCAACCACGCTGACCGAAGCTGGTTACGTTGGAGAAGATGTAGAAAATATCTTAGTGCAGCTTTTGCAAAATGCTGAATATGACATCGAAGCCGCATCCAAGGGCATCATTTATGTCGACGAAATCGACAAGATTGCCCGAAAGAGTGACGGTCCCTCTATTACCAGAGACGTTTCTGGTGAGGGCGTTCAGCAGGCCTTGTTGAAAATCATCGAAGGTACCGAAGCGAACATCCCGCCCAAGGGTGGCAGAAAGCACCCCCAGCAGGAATTCATTCGCTTGGATACGTCGAACATTCTTTTTATTCTTGGCGGTGCATTTATTGGTCTGGAAAAGATCATTCAGCATCGGCAGGAGGGTGGTGGCCTTGGCTTTGGTGCTCAGGTCGCAACCAAAAAAGAAAAGAGCTTGAGTACCCTCATCCGGGACGTGCACCCCAACGATCTGATTCGTTTTGGTCTCATCCCTGAGTTCGTCGGTCGTATCCCGATCGTGGCAACTCTTGAGGAACTCACAGAAGAGGACCTTGTCCGCATTCTGACGGAACCCAAAAATGCGCTGGTGCGCCAGTACCAGAAACTCTTCGAACTTGACGAGGTACAGCTTCGGTTCACGAGCAACGCGCTGAAGGCTATTGCCAAGAAAGCGCTGGCCCGTAAAACCGGTGCCCGTGGTTTGAGGAATGTCTTAGAGAGCATTATGCTCGACATTATGTACAAACTTCCCTCCCTCACGGGCGTGAAAGAGTGCGTTGTTAACGCTGCTGTGGTAGAAAAGGGTGTTGAACCCCTGCTCTTTTTCCGGCAAGAAGTAAAATCCGCATAG
- the tig gene encoding trigger factor produces the protein MEYKVEEISPVERKIVVDIPVEEVNASITATVALYKTSVDIKGFRKGKVPSSLIESRFRDKIYQEATGDLINYQLNEILGETKLQPLSRLDVDAKELVRGESFTYTVSFEVAPDFELPEYGKLEVEQEAVAVDSKEIEDVIERIRTNLAELKDVEEDRVAQDGDVAIINFNAWQEDKALDEIKADNFQLPLGDGQALEGFEDIVKKLKKGENGEGDITFPEDFINKDYAGQTVTMRVKLVNLKQRILPEVDDEFAKKAGGFPSVEKMREAIESSYMTSRKNLVKAAAEKKLLDGLMEKTDFMLPPALVEENIDRMILDLKARVESQGRRIETLGKTPEELREEYKPKSEELVRTQLFLLAVAKKEELKVENQEVDTYIYQEALRQRQDPETLRRQYEDNNLMFALRDRLLADKAMELIYSQAEVKEVPAAELKKEEKEEK, from the coding sequence ATGGAATATAAAGTCGAGGAAATTTCCCCGGTAGAACGCAAGATTGTTGTTGATATCCCTGTTGAGGAAGTCAACGCATCCATTACCGCTACGGTCGCTCTGTACAAGACTTCTGTAGACATCAAGGGCTTCCGTAAGGGCAAGGTCCCGAGCTCTCTGATCGAAAGCCGTTTCCGTGACAAAATTTATCAGGAAGCTACTGGCGACCTGATCAACTACCAGCTCAACGAAATCCTCGGTGAGACCAAGCTCCAGCCGCTTTCCCGCCTGGACGTGGACGCCAAGGAACTCGTGCGTGGTGAGTCTTTCACCTACACCGTGAGCTTTGAAGTTGCTCCTGATTTCGAGCTGCCGGAATACGGCAAGCTTGAGGTTGAGCAGGAAGCTGTTGCAGTTGACTCCAAAGAGATTGAGGACGTCATCGAGCGCATCCGCACCAATCTCGCTGAGCTGAAAGACGTGGAAGAAGACCGCGTGGCTCAGGATGGCGACGTTGCCATCATCAACTTCAACGCATGGCAGGAAGACAAGGCTCTTGACGAGATCAAGGCTGACAACTTCCAGCTTCCCCTTGGCGATGGTCAGGCCCTCGAAGGCTTTGAAGACATCGTGAAGAAGCTCAAGAAGGGCGAAAACGGCGAAGGCGACATCACCTTCCCCGAAGACTTCATCAACAAGGACTACGCTGGTCAGACTGTGACCATGCGTGTGAAGCTCGTGAATCTGAAGCAGCGCATCCTCCCTGAGGTTGACGACGAGTTCGCCAAGAAAGCTGGCGGATTCCCCTCTGTTGAAAAGATGCGCGAAGCTATCGAAAGCTCCTACATGACTTCCCGCAAGAATCTCGTGAAGGCCGCTGCTGAGAAGAAACTTCTCGACGGCCTGATGGAGAAGACTGACTTCATGCTGCCTCCGGCACTGGTCGAAGAAAACATCGACCGCATGATCCTTGACCTCAAGGCTCGTGTTGAAAGCCAGGGTCGCCGCATCGAAACTCTGGGCAAGACTCCCGAGGAACTCCGCGAAGAGTACAAGCCCAAGTCCGAAGAACTCGTCCGCACCCAGCTCTTCCTTCTGGCTGTTGCCAAGAAAGAAGAACTCAAGGTCGAGAATCAGGAAGTCGACACCTACATCTATCAGGAAGCACTGCGCCAGCGTCAGGATCCCGAGACCCTGCGCCGTCAGTACGAGGACAACAACCTTATGTTTGCCCTCCGTGACCGCCTGCTGGCCGACAAGGCTATGGAACTGATTTACTCTCAGGCTGAGGTAAAAGAAGTTCCCGCTGCTGAGCTGAAGAAAGAAGAAAAAGAAGAAAAGTAG
- the lon gene encoding endopeptidase La, protein MSEFRITDNDSRTPQLQLPLMSLRDVVMFPRSIVPLFVGRDASVKAIETALSDFNKNIFLVAQRTPEVEKPLPGDLYVIGTVSKILQLLRLPDGTIKVLFEGLYRARWSPEKGFEPLPDDLEQDGLDFPFVSVSRLEKREAEGPEVDALVRTAHEALEQFGKSNNKIPSESLMAIMSLNEPGRLADALMPHLSADFSRKQELLEELDPIARLEQAYQLLQGEIEIASLEKKIKNRVKTQMEGNQREYYLNEQLKAINKEMGREEDPMAEVAELEEKLKAKNMPEENREKAMREIKKLRQIPPSSAEYTVVRNYVDWILDLPWNTLKKTDLDIENAREILEADHYGLKKPKERILEYLAVQKLVETVRGPILCLVGPPGVGKTSLSKSIARATNREFVRLSLGGVRDEAEIRGHRRTYVGALPGKIIQALKRVKFNNPVFCLDEVDKMSTDFRGDPSAALLEVLDPEQNYSFNDHYLDMDYDLSKVFFITTANSLHSIPLPLQDRMEIIALPGYLETEKMKIAKQFLVPKQIKAHGLKEENIVFSDNAVQDIIRRYTREAGVRNLERELAAVCRKTTMRLVEEDDLERSVRVTMQNLPGMLGVPKFTHGEKEEKALVGVSTGLAYTEVGGEMLMVETALMAGTGKVVITGKLGEVMQESAKAAFSYLRTRSDLFGLKKDFYKEIDIHVHVPEGAIPKDGPSAGITLATSMASALLNLPVSNDVAMTGEITLRGRVLPIGGLREKLLAAHRGMIKTVLIPEDNAKDLKDVPASILRDLKIIKVGSMDQVLEHALVCDDPEKIFSGREDAMCPIALSLQKDRQDEARHQ, encoded by the coding sequence ATGTCTGAATTTCGTATAACGGACAACGATTCCCGCACACCTCAGTTGCAACTGCCGCTGATGTCTCTGCGCGATGTGGTCATGTTCCCGCGCTCTATTGTTCCTCTGTTTGTAGGACGAGACGCTTCGGTCAAGGCCATTGAAACGGCATTATCTGATTTTAATAAAAATATTTTCCTTGTCGCTCAGCGTACCCCGGAAGTTGAAAAACCACTTCCCGGTGATCTGTACGTTATTGGTACCGTCAGCAAAATTCTTCAGCTTTTGCGCCTGCCCGACGGCACCATCAAAGTCCTCTTCGAGGGCTTGTATCGCGCCCGCTGGTCCCCAGAAAAAGGCTTTGAGCCGCTCCCGGATGATCTGGAACAGGATGGTCTGGATTTCCCCTTTGTGAGCGTTAGCCGTCTGGAAAAGCGCGAAGCAGAAGGACCGGAAGTCGATGCTCTTGTGCGTACTGCACACGAAGCACTTGAGCAGTTCGGCAAGAGCAACAACAAGATTCCTAGCGAATCGCTCATGGCAATCATGTCTCTGAATGAGCCGGGACGTCTTGCTGATGCGTTGATGCCGCATCTTTCTGCGGATTTTTCCCGAAAGCAGGAACTTCTTGAAGAACTTGATCCTATTGCCCGTCTTGAGCAGGCATATCAGCTTCTTCAGGGTGAAATTGAAATTGCTTCCCTTGAAAAGAAGATCAAGAATCGCGTCAAAACCCAGATGGAAGGGAATCAGCGCGAGTATTATCTGAATGAGCAGCTCAAGGCGATTAACAAGGAAATGGGGCGCGAAGAAGACCCCATGGCCGAAGTCGCCGAGCTTGAGGAAAAGCTCAAGGCCAAGAATATGCCCGAAGAAAATCGGGAAAAGGCCATGCGCGAAATCAAGAAGCTGCGTCAGATTCCTCCGTCTTCCGCTGAGTACACGGTTGTCCGAAATTATGTTGACTGGATTTTGGACCTGCCGTGGAACACCTTGAAAAAGACAGATCTCGATATTGAGAATGCACGTGAAATTCTCGAAGCCGATCACTATGGCCTGAAGAAGCCCAAGGAGCGCATCCTTGAGTATCTCGCTGTACAGAAGCTGGTCGAGACTGTTCGTGGCCCAATTCTTTGCCTTGTCGGCCCTCCCGGAGTCGGCAAGACCTCTCTCTCCAAATCTATTGCCCGGGCAACGAATCGTGAATTTGTCAGGCTCTCCCTTGGTGGCGTGCGTGATGAAGCTGAGATTCGTGGTCATCGCCGGACGTACGTTGGCGCGCTTCCCGGCAAGATTATTCAGGCCCTCAAGCGTGTGAAGTTCAACAACCCTGTGTTCTGTCTCGACGAAGTCGACAAGATGAGCACGGACTTCCGCGGTGATCCGTCTGCGGCTTTGCTTGAGGTTTTGGACCCAGAGCAGAACTATTCTTTCAATGACCACTATTTGGATATGGATTACGACCTGTCCAAGGTCTTCTTCATTACCACGGCAAACAGCCTGCATTCCATCCCGCTTCCGCTTCAGGACAGAATGGAAATCATTGCTTTGCCGGGCTATCTCGAAACTGAGAAAATGAAGATTGCAAAGCAGTTCCTCGTGCCAAAGCAGATCAAGGCTCATGGCCTCAAGGAAGAGAACATTGTTTTCTCCGACAACGCTGTGCAGGACATCATTCGTCGCTACACTCGCGAGGCTGGCGTTCGTAACCTGGAGCGCGAGCTTGCCGCTGTGTGTCGTAAAACGACCATGAGGCTTGTTGAAGAGGACGACCTTGAGCGTTCCGTACGTGTCACCATGCAGAACCTTCCCGGGATGCTTGGTGTGCCGAAGTTCACTCATGGTGAGAAAGAAGAGAAGGCCCTTGTGGGTGTGTCTACCGGTCTTGCCTACACCGAAGTCGGCGGCGAGATGCTGATGGTAGAGACTGCGCTCATGGCAGGAACAGGTAAGGTTGTCATTACAGGCAAGCTTGGCGAAGTTATGCAGGAGTCTGCAAAGGCTGCGTTCTCGTATCTTCGCACTCGTTCCGACCTCTTTGGGCTGAAAAAGGATTTCTACAAGGAAATCGACATTCACGTCCATGTGCCCGAAGGCGCTATCCCCAAGGATGGACCGTCTGCTGGTATTACTCTCGCTACATCGATGGCCTCTGCGTTATTGAATTTGCCCGTCTCCAACGACGTTGCAATGACTGGTGAGATTACCCTGCGTGGGCGTGTGCTTCCTATTGGCGGCCTTCGCGAGAAGTTGCTCGCCGCGCATCGTGGCATGATTAAAACCGTTCTCATTCCTGAGGACAATGCAAAGGACCTCAAGGATGTGCCTGCAAGCATTTTGCGTGATCTCAAGATCATCAAGGTCGGCAGCATGGATCAGGTTCTTGAGCATGCCCTCGTTTGTGACGATCCAGAAAAAATATTCTCCGGGCGGGAGGACGCTATGTGTCCCATCGCTCTCAGCTTGCAGAAAGATCGGCAGGATGAGGCCCGGCATCAGTAA
- the thiD gene encoding bifunctional hydroxymethylpyrimidine kinase/phosphomethylpyrimidine kinase — translation MSSLPCVLTIAGSDSGGGAGIQADLKTMTMLGGFGMSVITSLTSQNSLGVDDIHAPAPEFVVKQYNAVTSDFPVAAAKTGMLFSRGIIEALCTRLSERDFPLVVDPVCVSQSGHRLLQEDAVDAIREHLIPLADIFTPNRPEAELLAGMSICSDEDIQQAIAKLLDMGAKAVLLKGGHFDGERMVDWLGVKGQDPIAIEQQYIETKNTHGTGCTLSAAIATGLAKGLSIEDAVLEAQSFLNSALAASFTPGHGCGPANHSVELMRLQAQDACGAELARLADILDVEDTPFVDAGLSVEAVAVSLPWARKTEHVLRYALSHTEIEAEQSSRFRYPEKGGDELIAEIAHTATVLYPEGAFVCELCADSEVMNELVALKEESSELGTDFFVECSEPTGEKTFSEKLRYRLTSGAEMVHVVCVPDSDGFTRLFVVEKTVEDVMRTLGALVTA, via the coding sequence ATGAGCAGTCTTCCCTGTGTGTTGACGATTGCTGGTTCCGACTCTGGTGGCGGAGCTGGCATTCAGGCTGACCTGAAAACTATGACCATGCTGGGTGGTTTTGGCATGTCTGTCATCACCTCCCTGACTTCTCAGAACTCGCTGGGAGTGGACGACATCCATGCTCCTGCACCTGAGTTTGTGGTGAAGCAGTATAATGCCGTCACCAGTGATTTTCCTGTTGCAGCTGCCAAGACTGGGATGCTGTTTTCGCGTGGAATCATTGAGGCGCTGTGTACGCGCCTGAGTGAGCGTGATTTTCCTCTGGTTGTTGACCCTGTGTGCGTCAGCCAGAGTGGACATCGACTTTTGCAGGAAGACGCTGTCGACGCCATTCGTGAGCATCTGATTCCTTTGGCAGATATTTTTACGCCAAATCGTCCAGAGGCCGAGTTGCTGGCTGGGATGAGCATCTGTTCTGATGAAGATATTCAGCAGGCAATCGCAAAGCTTCTGGATATGGGCGCAAAGGCTGTGTTGTTGAAGGGCGGTCATTTTGATGGCGAGCGTATGGTGGACTGGCTGGGCGTGAAGGGGCAGGACCCCATTGCGATTGAGCAGCAGTACATTGAGACGAAAAATACGCATGGCACGGGGTGCACGCTTTCTGCCGCTATTGCCACGGGCTTGGCCAAGGGACTGAGCATTGAGGATGCCGTACTGGAAGCACAGAGTTTTCTGAACAGTGCGCTTGCCGCAAGCTTCACTCCGGGACACGGGTGCGGACCTGCAAATCACAGCGTAGAGCTGATGCGTTTGCAGGCACAGGATGCGTGTGGTGCAGAACTTGCCCGTCTTGCGGACATTCTTGACGTAGAAGATACGCCTTTTGTGGACGCTGGGCTGAGTGTGGAAGCTGTTGCAGTATCCCTGCCGTGGGCGAGAAAAACAGAACATGTTTTGCGATATGCTTTGAGCCATACAGAAATCGAAGCAGAGCAGAGTAGCCGTTTTCGCTATCCAGAAAAGGGTGGAGACGAGCTGATTGCAGAAATTGCCCATACGGCAACGGTTTTGTATCCTGAGGGGGCTTTTGTTTGTGAGCTTTGCGCAGACTCAGAAGTCATGAATGAGCTTGTTGCATTGAAGGAAGAAAGTTCTGAGCTTGGAACTGATTTTTTCGTGGAATGTAGCGAACCTACGGGTGAAAAAACTTTTTCGGAAAAGCTCAGATATCGATTGACTTCTGGTGCCGAAATGGTGCATGTGGTGTGCGTGCCCGACTCCGATGGTTTTACACGACTTTTTGTGGTGGAAAAAACCGTGGAAGACGTCATGCGTACACTGGGTGCACTTGTGACGGCATAG
- a CDS encoding YbaB/EbfC family nucleoid-associated protein, whose protein sequence is MKGMNDLVRQAQMMQRKMSKLQEDLEDRVVEASAGGGMVTVEATCSGSVKSLKIDPAVVDPEDVEMLQDLVLAAVNEAVKKGKETMESEMGKLTGGINIPGMF, encoded by the coding sequence ATGAAAGGCATGAATGATCTGGTTCGTCAGGCTCAGATGATGCAGCGTAAGATGAGCAAACTTCAGGAAGATCTGGAAGACCGTGTTGTTGAAGCCAGCGCTGGCGGCGGCATGGTGACTGTTGAGGCTACGTGCTCTGGTAGCGTGAAGTCCCTCAAAATTGATCCTGCTGTTGTTGACCCGGAAGACGTTGAAATGCTTCAGGACCTCGTCCTTGCTGCCGTGAACGAAGCAGTGAAAAAGGGCAAGGAAACCATGGAAAGCGAAATGGGCAAGCTCACCGGCGGCATCAACATCCCCGGAATGTTCTAG
- the recR gene encoding recombination mediator RecR, giving the protein MQQLPEPLKAVVDQLAQLPGLGPKSALRAALELLKWPQPRATALGQSILDLREKLFFCDRCASLSDSNPCSICTDPGRSDEQLMVVAEWDSLITLEEGGFYKGRYLVLGGLLAPLENVNPQQLEIARLRERLKEGQVRELILALGTTLEAEATATYLKDMVERDFPQVQVSRLAQGIPLGAEVKFIDRETLRQSLQYRQKL; this is encoded by the coding sequence GTGCAGCAGCTCCCGGAACCGCTCAAGGCGGTTGTGGACCAGTTGGCCCAGTTGCCCGGCCTTGGCCCAAAGTCTGCCCTTCGGGCCGCGCTGGAGTTGCTCAAGTGGCCTCAGCCGCGGGCAACCGCGTTGGGACAGAGTATTCTGGACCTTCGTGAGAAACTTTTTTTCTGTGATCGGTGTGCCAGTTTGTCGGATAGCAATCCGTGCTCAATCTGTACGGACCCCGGCCGCTCGGATGAACAGCTTATGGTTGTTGCCGAGTGGGATAGCCTGATTACCCTCGAAGAGGGTGGCTTTTACAAGGGACGCTATCTGGTGCTTGGTGGCCTTTTGGCTCCTCTGGAAAACGTGAACCCTCAGCAGCTCGAAATAGCTCGGCTGCGGGAACGACTTAAAGAGGGACAGGTGCGGGAGCTTATTCTTGCGCTTGGCACCACCTTGGAGGCAGAGGCAACGGCGACATATCTCAAAGATATGGTGGAGCGGGATTTCCCGCAGGTACAGGTCTCTCGGCTTGCTCAGGGCATTCCTCTGGGTGCTGAGGTCAAGTTTATTGATCGCGAGACGCTGCGCCAGTCACTCCAGTATCGCCAAAAGCTGTGA
- the clpP gene encoding ATP-dependent Clp endopeptidase proteolytic subunit ClpP: MGTIPIVVETTGRTERAYDIYSRLLKDRIIVLSTPIDDNVASLICAQLLFLESESPEKDIYMYINSPGGSVTAGLAIYDTMKYISSPVSTLCMGQCASMGAFLLSAGEKGKRYSLPNARILIHQPLGGMQGQASDIEIHAAEILRLKQHLNEMLAEHTGQDLKKISHDTDRDYFMSAEEAREYGLIDKILVSRKDIIEETKE, translated from the coding sequence ATGGGCACAATTCCCATTGTAGTCGAGACAACAGGACGCACTGAACGTGCTTACGATATCTACTCCAGACTTCTGAAAGATCGAATCATTGTGTTGAGCACCCCCATTGACGACAACGTCGCCAGCCTCATTTGTGCTCAGCTCCTGTTCCTCGAGTCCGAAAGTCCCGAGAAAGATATTTACATGTATATTAATTCCCCAGGTGGTTCCGTAACTGCTGGTTTGGCGATTTATGATACTATGAAATATATCTCATCGCCCGTGAGCACCCTGTGCATGGGCCAGTGCGCCAGCATGGGGGCTTTTCTGCTTTCTGCAGGAGAAAAAGGGAAAAGATATTCATTGCCAAATGCCCGTATCCTCATTCATCAGCCACTTGGCGGAATGCAGGGTCAGGCTTCCGATATTGAAATCCACGCCGCAGAGATCCTTCGGCTCAAGCAGCATCTGAACGAAATGCTGGCTGAGCACACCGGACAGGACCTCAAAAAGATTTCTCACGACACAGACCGCGATTACTTCATGAGCGCAGAAGAAGCTCGCGAATATGGCTTAATTGATAAAATTTTAGTATCCAGAAAGGATATCATCGAAGAGACCAAGGAGTAA
- the recD2 gene encoding SF1B family DNA helicase RecD2 — protein sequence MSDTLRAEIKNIVFYNAENGYLVARANVENEPGLVTVVGNMPEPNPGELLELTGEWTEHPRFGRQFRIAFSEQVMPATLNGIRRYLGSGMIKGIGPVLAGRLVDTFGTDVLTVLEEEPKKLLTVEGLGKKKLDKILASWDEQHEVRNLMIFLQTHDIPPTYAARIFKKYGNGAVSRIQENPYELAYEIHGIGFKLADRMALRLGFAETAPERMAAAVLYALESAADHGNLFLPLDKLIDGVDRLIPGVDPEAIHDAVNSLSARKRVHVESLPHQNIEHAVYLMHFYRHEKEISSRFYALCEHPTPVDLEKISTLLPRLEAEESIELSEEQREAVFGGCENKVFVVTGGPGTGKTTITRVMVRVLDKLGFKIKLAAPTGRAAKRLSEATGYTASTLHRLLQYSPGGGFGMHEENKLEAQVVVVDEVSMLDTYLCLALLRALPLTCRLVLIGDVNQLPSVGPGNVLADILNSEAVPSARLTRIYRQAQESLIVTNAHRVNSGELPIVSSKPAPENDFFWVKQEDSSRIQHLMLQLMERIPAMYGLDPVRDVQVLTPMHKGDLGTQSLNHLLQEKLNPRKGGITRGSVEFRVGDRVLQTKNNYDKDVFNGDLGWICEVEPVRGELMVDFEGHMVSYDMQDIDELTPAYAISVHKSQGSEYPAVIIPVVTQHYMLLQRNLIYTALTRAKKLAVLIGGQRAMSIGIARADSNQRFTHLQYRLQEIFNGS from the coding sequence ATGTCCGATACACTCAGAGCCGAAATAAAGAACATCGTCTTTTATAATGCTGAAAACGGCTACCTTGTGGCTCGTGCCAATGTGGAAAACGAACCGGGTTTGGTAACCGTTGTGGGCAATATGCCTGAGCCAAACCCCGGAGAACTGCTTGAGCTTACTGGAGAGTGGACCGAGCATCCGCGCTTTGGCCGACAGTTCCGCATTGCTTTTTCGGAACAGGTGATGCCCGCAACCCTGAATGGCATCCGCCGTTATCTGGGGTCTGGCATGATTAAGGGTATTGGCCCTGTTCTGGCTGGACGGCTGGTCGATACCTTTGGAACGGATGTGCTGACCGTTCTTGAAGAAGAACCCAAAAAGCTTTTGACTGTCGAAGGGCTTGGCAAAAAGAAGCTCGATAAGATTTTGGCCTCGTGGGATGAACAGCACGAGGTGCGCAATCTGATGATTTTTTTGCAGACCCACGACATCCCCCCGACCTACGCAGCACGAATTTTCAAAAAATATGGCAATGGTGCGGTTTCCCGCATTCAGGAAAACCCGTACGAGCTGGCCTATGAGATTCATGGCATTGGCTTCAAGCTTGCGGACCGTATGGCCCTGCGGCTTGGCTTTGCCGAAACTGCGCCTGAGCGTATGGCTGCGGCCGTGCTGTATGCTCTGGAGTCTGCGGCAGACCACGGCAACCTCTTTTTGCCGCTGGATAAGCTCATTGATGGCGTTGATCGCCTGATTCCGGGTGTTGATCCAGAGGCAATTCATGACGCGGTGAATTCACTCTCGGCCCGAAAGCGGGTGCATGTGGAGTCTTTGCCTCACCAGAATATCGAACACGCTGTGTACCTCATGCATTTTTACAGGCATGAGAAGGAAATCAGCTCTCGGTTCTATGCCTTGTGTGAGCATCCCACACCAGTTGATCTGGAAAAGATCAGCACGCTTTTGCCCCGGCTGGAAGCTGAGGAGTCCATCGAACTTTCCGAAGAGCAGCGTGAAGCTGTTTTTGGTGGCTGCGAAAACAAGGTCTTTGTCGTTACAGGCGGTCCGGGTACAGGTAAAACCACCATTACCCGCGTGATGGTTCGGGTGCTGGACAAGCTTGGATTCAAAATCAAGCTGGCCGCTCCAACGGGGCGCGCAGCAAAGCGTCTTTCCGAAGCCACGGGCTATACTGCCTCAACCCTGCACCGTCTTTTGCAGTATTCGCCGGGCGGTGGCTTTGGCATGCACGAAGAAAACAAGCTTGAAGCACAGGTCGTGGTTGTGGACGAAGTGTCCATGCTTGATACCTACCTGTGTCTAGCTTTGCTTCGGGCTTTGCCTCTGACCTGTAGGCTGGTGCTTATTGGTGATGTGAACCAGCTCCCGTCTGTTGGTCCCGGCAACGTGCTTGCAGATATTTTGAACAGTGAGGCCGTGCCTAGTGCCCGGCTGACACGAATTTACCGTCAGGCGCAGGAGAGCTTGATCGTGACCAATGCGCACCGCGTGAACAGCGGAGAACTGCCCATTGTGTCGAGCAAGCCTGCCCCGGAGAACGATTTTTTCTGGGTAAAGCAGGAAGATTCCTCGCGCATTCAGCATCTGATGCTTCAGCTTATGGAAAGAATTCCTGCCATGTATGGACTGGACCCTGTGCGTGATGTGCAGGTGCTGACGCCTATGCACAAGGGTGATCTTGGGACGCAGTCACTGAATCACCTGTTGCAGGAAAAGCTGAATCCACGAAAGGGCGGAATCACGCGCGGAAGCGTGGAGTTTCGTGTGGGAGACCGCGTCCTCCAGACCAAGAACAACTATGACAAGGACGTCTTTAATGGTGACCTTGGATGGATTTGTGAGGTTGAACCTGTTCGCGGCGAGCTGATGGTTGATTTTGAAGGGCATATGGTCAGCTATGACATGCAGGATATTGATGAACTGACACCTGCCTATGCGATCAGTGTGCACAAGTCGCAGGGCAGTGAATATCCGGCGGTTATCATTCCTGTGGTGACCCAGCACTATATGCTTTTGCAGCGAAATTTGATTTATACAGCACTGACCCGAGCCAAAAAGCTCGCGGTGCTGATTGGTGGACAGCGGGCCATGAGTATTGGCATTGCGCGTGCGGACAGCAACCAGCGTTTTACGCATTTGCAGTACCGCTTGCAGGAAATTTTCAACGGGTCCTAG